The DNA segment ATTGTTCATCGACGTGACGGCAGTATTTTGAACTCTTATAAGAGTGATGCGCAGGGACATGTCGATGTCCCTTGGTCTAGTGAAGCATCACATTTAACGGTCGCGGCACAAGAGTTTGTGAATGGTAGCTCTTCTTGGCGGATCCAGACAGATTTAAATGCTAAAGCCAGTGATTATGGTATATATCGATTTACCGATGAAAATTTAAATAATGGTTGTGACTGTAGTGATGTCAATTTAGATACAAGCGAGATAGCTACTGTTTATAGTAACTACTATCTTTATGGTAATAATGCTTATATCAATCCAGCGCTCACCAATAATCCATTGCATGTGTGTAAGCGTGACAATAAATTCGCGCCGGTGAACTTTATATTAATTCCTAAGCAGGGTGGTATTGCTGCTTATGCAGCTAGTATAGATCCCAATGAGCTTGATTTATCGCAAGTTATTTCACTTTCAAGCAGTATGTTTGAAGGGGCGAGTCATGAGGGTACTTTGCTCAATGTAGATGTGAATAGCAGTAACTATTTTTTACGTAGTTATTCTGAAACAGAATACGGTCGACAAAATTGGATTTCATGGCCTACAAGAGAAGTTCAGCTATTCCCCGAGCTTTTTAATCGCAATCTCGTGTCTGCATCACAACAAATCGATCTCGGTGGAAATGATATTGGAACTATGAGTTATGTCGGATTAACTCGGAGAGCCGTTGCAGATGTTTCAAATAACTTAAGCTTAAATTTACCATTAAATGAAAATCTAATGCTAAGTGAAGTTACACGCTTAATGAGTACAATTGGTAATGCAGGAAGTACAAATTATGACTTCAGTTTCAACGCTAATCGTATGCAAGGGGTGCAGGTAACCTTATCGCAAAGCAATGATTACTGGTCTATTTCAGGCCCGCTGAAGGGTTCTATTCCTGATTTAGATTTGCCTGCGCACCTACAAGCGGCCTTTGATGATTCGTCGATGACATCGATGAGTTTCTATGTATGGGGTTATAGTGGTATGGCTGATTTATATGATTTACGCTCTGAGCTGAGTAAGTCTAGCCGCAGCACTAATTCTATACGTTCGACTAAATTTGACAATTACGACTACGAAGATATCACTATTTCAACGTATTAGTTTTGCAGGAAAAGCACCGCTGTACGCCATTGTGCGGCGGTGTATTTTCTATTTTTATTAATAGTTATCCAGCCACTCATGCATGGCTTGGTGGCTTCCCCTAAACAGAATATTGCCGGCTTTTTTCTGCAACTGGTATTCGTACATGGGGTCGTAATACTTGTGCAGTAGCAGGCTTATCCAGGCCAAATGTTGTGAGGTGTGGTTTTGATTCAGCTGCTGCGACAGCGCTTGTTGCATCATGTCTTGCAACTCTTGATATTGCTTACCACCAAGACGTTTGCGAATACTGCTAAGACTCTGTAATAGGTAGTGGCTAAAGGCTTCGAAACCTGCCTCTAAGCCGAGACGCTCGCTAAATCCTCGATGCATTTTGTGAACGTATTCATCGAGTAAGCGAGTTAGCCTGATGTCATCGTCTTCTTCGAGTACCACAATATCGGCCGTCTGCATGGCGCTATAAAAGCTTTGCGGCAGCGCCGAGCGGCCAATCAAAAAGCTTTCATCCTCGAGCAACAAACAGGCGTGGTTGCCTAATTGATGCCGAAGCAGGGCGATGGCGAGCTGATTTTCAAAGTTAATTTGTGTCGGTTGTGGGTCGATGTTTTTACCAAAGCTCGAGCCTCTGTGATTGGCAATGCCTTCGAGATCGATTGCTTCTTTACGGTGTCTTAAAAAATCGGTTTTACCGCTTCCCGTCATGCCACTCAGGCTTAGCAAAGGTTGCTGACTTGGCGCCGTCTCAATGACACCAATTAAATATTGGCGCATGCCTTTGTAGCCGCCCTGTACATAAGGCACGGTAACGCCTGCCTCTTGCAGCCATTGCTGAGTTAACTGTGAGCGTAGCCCGCCGCGAAAGCAGTAAAGATAAGCTTGGGGGTTTGCTGATAAAAAGTTTAACCAAGCATCAATACGCTGCTGTTTTACCACGCCATGCACGAGGGAATGGCCCAAAGCTATCGCGGCTTGCTGTCCTTGCGCTTTGTAGCAAGTGCCGACCTTTTCCCTTTCCTTATCAACCATTAACGGCAGATTTACCGAGGAAGGAAAAGCGCCGCGGTCAAACTCGATTGGCGCCCTTAAGTCGATTAATGGCTGCCCAGCGATAAAGATATCGTGATATTGCTGGGCGGGGATGAGCTTAGTTGTCATTAACACAGCACCACATTGGCGGTGGAGGTGGGTGTTTCTAGCGAGCCAATACAGATAGGCTCAATTTGATGGGCATTAAGTAGCGCCACCAGTTCCGCTTCGGCCTCACTCGACACCGCCACTAACAAGCCGCCACTGGTTTGTGGGTCACACAAAATGGCTTTTTGATGATCGGTAAGTGTGGGTAAGTGTTCACCATAACTGTCGTAGTTACGATGGGTACCACCGGGAATACAGCCTTGCGCTAGATAGTCGAGGGCGCGGGGTAAGAGTGGCACGGCATCCAGATTAAGTTTAGCGGTGAGTTTAGCGCCTTGGCATACTTCCAGTAGATGGCCTGCAAGCCCAAAACCAGTAACATCGGTGAGGGCGTTCACGCCTTTAATCTTAGCGATTTTGGCGCCTATGCTATTGAGTTGACACATCGCATTCACCGCAATTTGGCTATCTTCGTCTTTGAGCTTCTTCTGCTTTTGTGCTGTGGTGAGAATGCCAATACCGATAGGTTTAGTGAGATACAAGCGATCGCCCGCTTTTGCGGTATCGTTTTGTTTTAAATCCGTCAGGGCGATTTGCCCGGTGACCGCAAGGCCAAAGATTGGTTCAGGCGCATCGATACTGTGACCTCCGGCCAGCATTATCCCGGCCTCCATACAGGCTTGACGGCCACCATCGACCACTTGTTGCGCGATCTCGGCGGGAAGTTTGTTCACTGGCCAGCCTAAAATCGCAATCGCCATCATGGGCGTGCCACCCATGGCATAGATATCGCTAATGGCATTGGTGGCGGCGATACGGCCAAAGGTAAAGGGGTCATCTACGATAGGCATAAAAAAGTCGGTGGTGCTGATAATGCCGATTTCATCATTGAGCTTGTAAACGGCTGCATCATCACGGCTTTGATTGCCGACCAACAGGTTAGGATCGGTAAATACAGGCAGCTGCGAGGCAAGAATCGTGGTCAGTACTTTAGGGGAAATTTTACAGCCGCAGCCGGCACCATGACTATATTCTGTGAGTTTAATGCTATCGGCGGAAGATACAGCGGAATTCGACATGAGCCCTACATCCTGTAAAAAGTGATTGAGGCATCATCATAATAGGATACGGCCACCATGCAAGGCGGCCGTATGATTTTTACCGAGAATTGTGGTCTAGCTATAACTTGCTGTGAGGCTCTTCCAGCTTTTTTGCTGAGTGAGGAATCGAGTCTTTAATTCTTCGACTTGCAGTAACAACTGTTGATCGACCAGTTGTTTACGCTTGGCGTCTAACAGTGCCTTTTTTGCCTGATAGTATTCGAGTAAATGCTCCTTCATTAACTCGTATTCCTGTTGGATTTTCTCAATCACTTCATCGGCATTGGGCAGATGGACCACTTTATTTTTGGCATGCAGCAGTTGCATCTGCAGGCGTGCGCTCTCAATCCGTTCCTGTGGACTGGTGCGTAGGTCTTTGGCTAAGCCAACCCAAGATAAACCCTTAATCAACCACTTAGTCGGATCGTAATGCCACCACTTAATGCCGTTACGGTAATCGTTCTCGAAGATATGGTGGAAATTATGGTAACCCTCACCGTAGGTCAACATCGCCAGAAAACCGTTGTCACGGGCGGTGTTTTTATCGGTATAGGGTTGGCTACCCCACACGTGGGCGAGGGAATTGATAAAGAAGGTGCAGTGATGCACAACGACTAAACGCAGTAATCCTGCCATCAGCAACATGCCAGCGATATTGCCAGTGAGCCAGCCGAGTAACGCAGGCAAACCAATATTCATCAGAATGACGAGGGCGAGATAGTGCTTGTGTTGCCACATCACGATACGGTCGTTCTGCAAATCACGCACGTTTTGGTAGTCATGGTAACGCTGGGCTTGGTATTCACGCAGCATCCAACCGATATGGCTGTACCAGAAACCCATATTGGCCGAGTAGGGGTCTTTATCATTGTCATCGACATGCTTATGGTGCACACGATGATCGGATGCCCAATGTAATGCACTGTTTTGTAATGCTAATGCACCGCCAAGCGCGTAGAGGAAACGTACCGCAGAGTGAGCCTTATAGGCCTTGTGTGACCAGAGTCTATGGTAACCCGCTGTGATCGACAGGCCACTGGCAAAGGCTAACACCACAAAAGCAATCCATTCGCTGGCGCCATAACCGTGGGCTAGGCCATACCAAGGAACGAGGATAACTGCACTGAGGAAGGTGAGGCTAAAGAGGATGACATTTAGCCAGATGATAGGGGGTTTATTCATTATAGTTTCCAATATCCGCATTTGAGCGTACAACTGTAAGCTAATTTATCCTAGCAATCTTGTTTGGTCAAGGTGGATGGGGCTGTGTTTCAGACGCAAAAGCGGTATTATCGCGTCATTACATTCAGTTAGCGGATTGAAGAATGGGTATTCGTGCACAGCAAAAAGAGAAAACTCGGCGGGCATTGGTCGATGCGGCGTTTAACCAGCTCAGTGCTGAGCGAAGTTTCTCTAGCTTAAGCTTGCGTGAGGTGGCGAGGGAAGCCAACATTGCGCCCACATCCTTTTATCGTCATTTTAAGGATATGAATGAGCTTGGGTTGACCATGGTCGATGAAGGCGGGCTCACCCTAAGACAGATGATGCGAAAGGGGCGGCAACGTGCCGAAGCCGGGGGCAGTGTGATCCGCATTTCTGTGGATACCTTTATGGAAGTGCTTGATTCTAACCCAAACGTTTTCAGAATCTTACTGCATGAGCGCTCAGGGACTTCGGCGGCATTCCGCGCAGCAGTAGCCCGTGAGATTGAACATTTTATCTCTGAACTGGCCCATTACACCGAAGCGACCGCGGGCCGCACGCCTATGCTGGCCAGAGCACAGGCAGAAGCGCTCGTGACCTTAGTGTTTAACGCCGGAGCGTCGGCACTGGATATGAAGCGCGCCGATCGTAAAGTGCTCGCCGATCAACTGGTGATGCAATTACGTATGGTGGCAAAGGGCGCCGAAGCCTTACAACATAAGGTCGAGCATCGTTAAGAAAGAGTGTGATTTAGTCCAAAAATAAAGGAGCCAATGGCTCCTTTATTTTTAGGTACATAGAGTCGCCTAACGACGCTCTAGCAGTACACCTGTTTCCATATGGTCGGTATAAGGGAACTGATCGAACAGGGCAAAACGGGTGACTTTATGGGTCTGATTTAATTGCTGCAAATTGTCTTTCAGGGTGTCGGGATTACAAGAGATATACAGGATCCGCTCATAACCTTGCACTAACTCCAATGTGGCAGGGTCAATACCTGCTCGTGGTGGGTCGACAAAAATGGTGTTGCAGACATAGCTATCCAGATCTATGCCTTCTAAGCGTCTAAAGCTGCGCTTTTTCGCCATCGCATCGCTAAATTCTTCCGCCGACATACGGATAATCTGCAGATTATCGATATTGTTGACTTCGATATTGTGCTGGGCTGCATCCACCGAAGGTTTAGCTAACTCGGTCGCGAGCACGCGATTAAAGTTTTGTGCTAATGCGATGGAGAAGTTGCCATTACCACAGTAAAGCTCCAGTAAATCGCCTTGGCTGTGTTGAGTCACGTCGATAGCCCATTCCAGCATCTTGATTGCCACCTTGGCATTTGGCTGGGTAAAGCTGTTTTCGATTTGTTTGTAATGGAAAACTTTGTCATTCACTTGCAGTGACTCAACCACAAAGTCTTTATCTAAATCGATTTTCTGTTTGCGCGCACGGCCAATGATATTGACCTTAAATTGGTTGCTCAATCTGGCTTTCAGTGCGGCGGCTTCGCTGCGCCATTGGTCATCAAGCTGTCTGTGATACAGCAGTGACACTAAAATCTCACCGCTGAGCGTTGATAAAAAATCAACTTGGAAGAGTTTATGACGTAGGCTGTGGTTCGGTTTTAACTCGGCGATCAGCGCCGCCATCATCTGATTGATTAAGGCGCTCGCGGGTAAGTATTGATCGCAACGAACTTTGTCGTTCAATACTTTATCGAACATGTAATAGTATAAATCGTCGCCTTCGTGCCATACGCGAAACTCGGCGCGCATCCGATAGTGGGCAGGTTCTGAGGCAAACACTTCAACACTCGGTGTCTCAAATTGGGCAAAGGCCTGCTCTAGCTTGATACGCTTTGCAGTTAGTTGCGCATCATAGGTCGTGGGATCCATTGCTGCTAAGTTCATTGTCGATTCACCGTGGCTGTAAATTGGGGCGCAAATTTTATACTAGGTGACACGAATGTCCAGCATCTTGGTTTTGCGGTTTGAGTTAAGCTGTGGGAGAATCCGCTCGCGAATGGGACAACGAATTAACTGGAGACGGGCTTGTCGCAACCAATATTAGTATTCGATTCTGGCATCGGCGGGCTATCCGTATTGGCCGAAATTCGCAAATTGCTCCCACATCACTATTACTGCTATTTGTTCGATAATGCCAGATTGCCCTATGGAGAGTTGGAAGAGCAGGAACTTGTCTCGGGTTGTGTTGCGCTCATCGACCAAGTCGTCGAGCGTACCCATGCCGCCATTGTCGTCGTTGCCTGCAATACCGCCAGTACTGTGGTGCTGCCCGCGCTGCGTGCAACCTTATCTATTCCTGTTGTGGGTGTGGTCCCCGCCATTAAACCCGCGGCGCAGTTATCTAAGAGTAAGCGTATTGGTTTGCTCGCCACCCCAGGTACGGTCAAGCGCCACTATACCTACGAGTTAATCAGCCAATTTGCCGATGATTGTCACGTTGAGCTGTTCGGATCTTCTGAATTAGTGCTTATGGCCGAGCAGAAGATTGCCACTGGTCAATTGGACATGGCGCGGTTAACACAGGTTCTATCACCCATCGTAGAAGCGGACTTAGATGTACTGGTGCTTGGATGCACTCACTTCCCTATGCTGCGTGATGAATTGCAACAGGTATTAGGCCAAGGTGTCACCTTGCTCGATTCCGGTGAGGCAATCGCCAAGCGAGTCAAAACCTTGTTGGCTGAGACTAACAGTGAGCAGCAAGTTCAAGAAGATGCGCACTGCGATGCACATATGCAGGCGTTTTATACTAAAGCGGAAATCAGTGAGGGATTAGCGACTACGTTAGTCGATTGTGGCTTTTCAACTTTAGAG comes from the Shewanella mangrovisoli genome and includes:
- the mnmH gene encoding tRNA 2-selenouridine(34) synthase MnmH; this translates as MTTKLIPAQQYHDIFIAGQPLIDLRAPIEFDRGAFPSSVNLPLMVDKEREKVGTCYKAQGQQAAIALGHSLVHGVVKQQRIDAWLNFLSANPQAYLYCFRGGLRSQLTQQWLQEAGVTVPYVQGGYKGMRQYLIGVIETAPSQQPLLSLSGMTGSGKTDFLRHRKEAIDLEGIANHRGSSFGKNIDPQPTQINFENQLAIALLRHQLGNHACLLLEDESFLIGRSALPQSFYSAMQTADIVVLEEDDDIRLTRLLDEYVHKMHRGFSERLGLEAGFEAFSHYLLQSLSSIRKRLGGKQYQELQDMMQQALSQQLNQNHTSQHLAWISLLLHKYYDPMYEYQLQKKAGNILFRGSHQAMHEWLDNY
- the selD gene encoding selenide, water dikinase SelD — encoded protein: MSNSAVSSADSIKLTEYSHGAGCGCKISPKVLTTILASQLPVFTDPNLLVGNQSRDDAAVYKLNDEIGIISTTDFFMPIVDDPFTFGRIAATNAISDIYAMGGTPMMAIAILGWPVNKLPAEIAQQVVDGGRQACMEAGIMLAGGHSIDAPEPIFGLAVTGQIALTDLKQNDTAKAGDRLYLTKPIGIGILTTAQKQKKLKDEDSQIAVNAMCQLNSIGAKIAKIKGVNALTDVTGFGLAGHLLEVCQGAKLTAKLNLDAVPLLPRALDYLAQGCIPGGTHRNYDSYGEHLPTLTDHQKAILCDPQTSGGLLVAVSSEAEAELVALLNAHQIEPICIGSLETPTSTANVVLC
- a CDS encoding acyl-CoA desaturase, with the protein product MNKPPIIWLNVILFSLTFLSAVILVPWYGLAHGYGASEWIAFVVLAFASGLSITAGYHRLWSHKAYKAHSAVRFLYALGGALALQNSALHWASDHRVHHKHVDDNDKDPYSANMGFWYSHIGWMLREYQAQRYHDYQNVRDLQNDRIVMWQHKHYLALVILMNIGLPALLGWLTGNIAGMLLMAGLLRLVVVHHCTFFINSLAHVWGSQPYTDKNTARDNGFLAMLTYGEGYHNFHHIFENDYRNGIKWWHYDPTKWLIKGLSWVGLAKDLRTSPQERIESARLQMQLLHAKNKVVHLPNADEVIEKIQQEYELMKEHLLEYYQAKKALLDAKRKQLVDQQLLLQVEELKTRFLTQQKSWKSLTASYS
- the fabR gene encoding HTH-type transcriptional repressor FabR; the protein is MGIRAQQKEKTRRALVDAAFNQLSAERSFSSLSLREVAREANIAPTSFYRHFKDMNELGLTMVDEGGLTLRQMMRKGRQRAEAGGSVIRISVDTFMEVLDSNPNVFRILLHERSGTSAAFRAAVAREIEHFISELAHYTEATAGRTPMLARAQAEALVTLVFNAGASALDMKRADRKVLADQLVMQLRMVAKGAEALQHKVEHR
- the trmA gene encoding tRNA (uridine(54)-C5)-methyltransferase TrmA; its protein translation is MNLAAMDPTTYDAQLTAKRIKLEQAFAQFETPSVEVFASEPAHYRMRAEFRVWHEGDDLYYYMFDKVLNDKVRCDQYLPASALINQMMAALIAELKPNHSLRHKLFQVDFLSTLSGEILVSLLYHRQLDDQWRSEAAALKARLSNQFKVNIIGRARKQKIDLDKDFVVESLQVNDKVFHYKQIENSFTQPNAKVAIKMLEWAIDVTQHSQGDLLELYCGNGNFSIALAQNFNRVLATELAKPSVDAAQHNIEVNNIDNLQIIRMSAEEFSDAMAKKRSFRRLEGIDLDSYVCNTIFVDPPRAGIDPATLELVQGYERILYISCNPDTLKDNLQQLNQTHKVTRFALFDQFPYTDHMETGVLLERR
- the murI gene encoding glutamate racemase, whose amino-acid sequence is MSQPILVFDSGIGGLSVLAEIRKLLPHHYYCYLFDNARLPYGELEEQELVSGCVALIDQVVERTHAAIVVVACNTASTVVLPALRATLSIPVVGVVPAIKPAAQLSKSKRIGLLATPGTVKRHYTYELISQFADDCHVELFGSSELVLMAEQKIATGQLDMARLTQVLSPIVEADLDVLVLGCTHFPMLRDELQQVLGQGVTLLDSGEAIAKRVKTLLAETNSEQQVQEDAHCDAHMQAFYTKAEISEGLATTLVDCGFSTLERITTINSNG